The DNA sequence CTATGTTCACTATTGGGATACTCACTTGTAAACGTATAATAGGTATCCAGTGTTTCCTGAAAACGCTCTTTTTCCTTGCTCTGAACGCTGTTGGAAGCAAGCAGGAATCTCGACCTGAGTATCAGGTACCGGATATCCTCACGGTGGGTAGTGTTTGGATAACGTTTCAGGCAATTCTCCAATGCAACAACAGCCGCCTTATAATCACCCATATCATAATAAAGCTTGGCCGCATTATATGCCTTCATGGCAAGCTTGTCCCGCAACTCATTGATATATTCATGGCACTCCGCCACCTTAGGATGATCGGGATGCCTTGTAATAAACAAATTGAATTTTTCAATGGCCTTTCTCGTGTAACCCTGATCCAATGCAGGACGGGGTGACAGCTTGTAATTACATAAGGCGCTTAGAAATTCAGCATCATCAGCCCATTCGTGATTTTCAAATGTCTCGTGAAACTGTTGAAAATGATGCTCGGCCAAAATGTAATTTTCTTGTTGATAATAACTGTCTGCCAAATAATATGAAACGGTATCCGCCCTGTCGGTAGCTTTTAACACGGAATTCAACTGTTCGAACAATCCCTGGGCCTTTACATAATCCCCCTCATTGTAATACTCCAGGGCTCTGTTGTATTTCAGTTTATAGTTCGAACTTTTCAGGAGCTTGTCGTATTGGCATGAACCTGCCACTCCCCCTATTATCAGAAACAGTAGTGCTA is a window from the Bacteroidales bacterium genome containing:
- the bamD gene encoding outer membrane protein assembly factor BamD codes for the protein MFKQFIKIALLFLIIGGVAGSCQYDKLLKSSNYKLKYNRALEYYNEGDYVKAQGLFEQLNSVLKATDRADTVSYYLADSYYQQENYILAEHHFQQFHETFENHEWADDAEFLSALCNYKLSPRPALDQGYTRKAIEKFNLFITRHPDHPKVAECHEYINELRDKLAMKAYNAAKLYYDMGDYKAAVVALENCLKRYPNTTHREDIRYLILRSRFLLASNSVQSKEKERFQETLDTYYTFTSEYPNSEHSKEVEKIYDTTQRNLEN